A region from the Aegilops tauschii subsp. strangulata cultivar AL8/78 chromosome 5, Aet v6.0, whole genome shotgun sequence genome encodes:
- the LOC109748944 gene encoding cyclin-T1-4, whose product MAMLPSDSSHHGIVENSPYRITKSGNKEAGKLSASWYFSRKEIEENSPSKRDGIDLKKETYLRKSYCTYLQDLGMRLKVPQVTIATSIVFCHRFYLRQSHAKNDRRTIATVCMFLAGKVEETPRPLKDVILVSYELIHKKDPAAGQKIKQREVYDRQKELILLGERVVLATLGFDLNVHHPYKPLVETIKKFKITHNALPQVAWNFVNDGLRTSLCLQFKPHHIAAGALFLAGKFLKVKFLPDDGEKAWYQEFDVTPRQLEEVSNQMLELYEQNRVVQSQPTNGNEAEGSSAGVPNQRISVKAEANSEEPPVVHHPASKQSDSNPSTSTGVPIHNGAEHSKPHKQIGSQKSLQNDNGGHENDKTSSQSGGRVDTSTKDGLHDGTKSLPRSSRPSDKPGIPTEEKPLPSHASSSESRDGNLSNSGDPSVSSSMMDAMNKIDKDKVKAALEKRRKFKGDVARKVHVMDDDDLLERELEHGVELAVEDEKIKQERNDCSMHQEDHRNADGVAENGDNNGDQNVPETAKEAEVLVDIKDEHSLTKRNDGFEHKPQHLVMHQSTT is encoded by the exons ATGGCTATGCTGCCAAGTGATTCGTCACATCATGGAATTGTAGAAAATAGCCCCTACAGAATTACAAAGAGCGGGAATAAGGAAGCTGGCAAACTTAGTGCTTCATGGTATTTCAGTAGAAAGGAAATAGAAGAGAATTCTCCGTCCAAGAGGGATGGCATTGATTTAAAGAAAGAGACTTACCTTCGGAAATCGTATTGCACTTATCTACAAGATTTGGGGATGCGACTCAAAGT GCCACAAGTGACAATTGCTACATCTATTGTGTTCTGTCACCGTTTTTACCTTCGTCAATCTCATGCAAAAAATGATAGACGA ACAATCGCTACTGTTTGCATGTTCTTGGCTGGAAAAGTCGAAGAAACACCTAGGCCTTTGAAGGATGTCATCCTGGTTTCTTACGAGCTTATTCATAAAAAGGATCCTGCTGCTGGTCAGAAAATTAAGCAGAGG GAAGTATATGATCGGCAAAAAGAACTCATTTTACTTGGGGAGCGAGTTGTACTTGCAACACTTGGTTTTGACCTTAATGTGCACCATCCTTACAAGCCCTTGGTTGAAACAATAAAGAAATTCAAGATTACTCATAATGCGCTTCCTCAGGTTGCCTGGAATTTTGTCAATGATGG GCTGCGCACTTCACTCTGTTTGCAATTCAAGCCCCATCATATTGCAGCAGGTGCTCTCTTTTTGGCTGGCAAGTTTCTCAAAGTGAAATTTCTTCCAGATGACGGTGAGAAGGCTTGGTATCAGGAGTTTGATGTGACACCAAGACAGCTGGAAG AGGTTAGCAATCAAATGTTAGAGCTGTATGAGCAAAACCGCGTTGTACAGTCGCAACCAACAAATGGGAATGAAGCTGAAGGGAGCTCAGCTGGTGTGCCTAATCAAAGGATCTCCGTAAAAGCAGAAGCCAACTCCGAGGAACCTCCTGTTGTGCATCATCCAGCATCCAAACAGTCAGATTCCAATCCTTCTACATCAACAGGTGTTCCAATTCACAATGGTGCTGAGCACTCAAAGCCACACAAGCAGATTGGTAGCCAGAAAAGTCTTCAAAATGACAATGGTGGCCATGAAAACGACAAAACAAGCAGTCAGAGTGGAGGTAGAGTTGATACTAGTACAAAGGATGGTTTGCATGATGGCACAAAGTCCTTGCCGAGAAGTTCCAGGCCCAGCGACAAACCTGGTATTCCAACAGAAGAGAAACCTCTTCCATCGCATGCTAGTTCCAGTGAATCGAGAGATGGTAATCTCAGTAACAGTGGTGATCCCAGTGTCTCATCCTCCATGATGGATGCCATGAATAAAATTGACAAGGACAAGGTAAAGGCAGCTTTGGAGAAGCGAAGAAAGTTCAAAGGTGATGTTGCTAGGAAGGTACATGTGATGGATGATGACGACCTACTTGAGAGGGAATTAGAACATGGTGTGGAGTTGGCTGTTGAGGATGAGAAGATCAAGCAGGAGAGGAACGATTGTAGTATGCATCAAGAGGATCACCGTAATGCTGATGGCGTTGCAGAAAATGGGGACAACAATGGTGATCAGAATGTTCCAGAGACTGCGAAAGAGGCTGAAGTTCTGGTGGACATTAAAGATGAGCATTCTCTAACCAAGAGAAATGATGGTTTCGAGCACAAGCCGCAGCACCTAGTGATGCACCAAAGCACAACGTGA
- the LOC109778131 gene encoding ethylene-responsive transcription factor RAP2-13-like yields the protein MGNDCARGKKRAVARRGAPINCYARHVSSIALHLATPPTRYHAAAPPGIFGQSGVRQRPSGAFYAENRSGDVRLGLDTFETAHEAARAYNAAAWRLGRPRPQMNFQDVWTCEQVQAIAPSAAANN from the coding sequence ATGGGAAACGATTGCGCGCGTGGGAAAAAGCGGGCGGTTGCGCGCCGCGGCGCGCCTATAAATTGTTACGCCCGTCACGTGTCCTCCATCGCTCTCCACCTCGCCACGCCGCCGACGCGCTACcatgccgccgcgccgccgggGATCTTTGGGCAATCTGGTGTCCGCCAGCGCCCCTCCGGCGCCTTCTACGCTGAGAATCGGTCcggcgacgtccgcctcggcCTCGACACGTTCGAGACCGCGCACGAGGCCGCCCGCGCATAcaacgcggcggcgtggcgcctcggGAGGCCTCGCCCACAGATGAACTTCCAGGACGTCTGGACATGTGAGCAGGTGCAGGCCATCGCCCCTTCCGCCGCGGCTAATAACTGA